One window of Planctomycetia bacterium genomic DNA carries:
- a CDS encoding DUF4328 domain-containing protein: MEPSINPYASPGSRELNETARAALAQASTGRHARFSSARPRAKRVVFFFSAAMLLLLAELAYHCVLVAFLLRAESGLGVSSGEATGLAIADLALSLLHGVVRLALFALFLLWFQRAYRNLPSLGAAELSSSSMEAVLCFFIPFLNLVRPYQLAQEIWRGSDLSELDPEQKVVFSSALVGWWWVFVWISILLRLAAWYTNRYTGSAGNTLVAGEALVAVWFSMGAVLMQMIAALLGLHVVKTITTNQDEKWRRLATQDTALTAEA; this comes from the coding sequence ATGGAACCTTCGATCAATCCGTACGCCTCTCCGGGGAGCAGGGAGCTGAACGAAACCGCGCGCGCGGCGCTGGCGCAGGCCTCGACTGGGCGGCACGCCCGCTTCAGTTCCGCGCGGCCGCGGGCGAAGCGGGTCGTGTTTTTCTTCTCTGCGGCGATGCTGCTGTTGCTCGCCGAGTTGGCGTATCACTGCGTCCTCGTGGCTTTCTTGCTACGGGCTGAAAGCGGCCTGGGCGTGTCGTCGGGCGAAGCAACCGGGCTGGCGATCGCCGACCTGGCGCTGTCGCTGCTGCATGGCGTTGTCCGCCTGGCGTTGTTCGCGCTCTTCCTGCTTTGGTTCCAGCGCGCCTATCGCAACCTGCCATCGTTGGGCGCCGCGGAACTGTCATCCAGCTCGATGGAAGCAGTGCTTTGCTTTTTCATTCCATTTTTGAATCTCGTGCGGCCCTATCAGCTCGCGCAAGAGATCTGGCGCGGCAGCGACCTGAGCGAGCTCGACCCGGAACAAAAAGTCGTGTTTTCCAGCGCGCTGGTCGGCTGGTGGTGGGTGTTCGTTTGGATCAGTATTCTGCTGCGCCTGGCCGCCTGGTACACGAATCGCTATACCGGATCGGCCGGCAATACGCTGGTCGCTGGCGAGGCGCTCGTCGCCGTCTGGTTTTCGATGGGCGCCGTGCTGATGCAAATGATCGCAGCATTGCTCGGCTTGCACGTGGTGAAAACAATCACCACGAATCAAGACGAAAAGTGGCGACGCCTGGCAACCCAAGACACAGCCTTGACCGCCGAGGCGTAA
- a CDS encoding NUDIX hydrolase yields MPLAQSSVIPFRAAAFGLEFCLITSIRARKWGFPKGLIDPGETAIESGLKEAWEEAGLRGQVIGEALGDYRYEKWGETLEVAVYVMHVETVEDDWLESAMRERRWADADEAKLLIAKDPRATFFPAAIDQAQRWLAANSGQ; encoded by the coding sequence ATGCCGCTGGCTCAATCGAGTGTGATTCCGTTTCGTGCTGCCGCCTTTGGGCTGGAGTTCTGTCTGATTACGTCGATTCGGGCTCGCAAATGGGGTTTTCCCAAGGGGTTGATCGACCCCGGCGAAACGGCGATCGAATCGGGCCTGAAAGAAGCCTGGGAAGAAGCCGGGCTGCGCGGACAAGTGATCGGCGAGGCGCTGGGCGACTATCGCTATGAAAAATGGGGCGAGACGCTGGAAGTCGCCGTGTACGTGATGCACGTCGAAACGGTGGAGGACGATTGGCTCGAGTCCGCGATGCGAGAACGCCGCTGGGCCGATGCGGACGAAGCCAAACTGCTGATCGCCAAAGACCCGCGCGCTACTTTCTTTCCGGCGGCAATCGATCAAGCCCAACGCTGGTTAGCTGCGAACTCGGGCCAATAG
- a CDS encoding Glu/Leu/Phe/Val dehydrogenase dimerization domain-containing protein has product MRAFDATRIYFDRAADQMELTENMRRMLITPKREVQVQIAYEQDNGELNTTIGYRVQHDNSRGPMKGGLRYHPDVDLDEVRSLAALMTWKTAIVNIPYGGAKGGIAIDPKALSVRELEVVTRRFIDGLHDVIGPDTDIPAPDMGTNAQVMSWIANQYQKYHGFSPAVVTGKPVELFGIPGREEATGRGVGIFAIKLLSRLGRKPQQTSVAIQGFGNVGSFTGRFLADAECKIVAVSDVSGGYHRADGLHVSEMLRYAGEHGNSLAGYTQADHITNEQLMRLDVDVLIPAALGGVIDVETAHAIRAPIVLEAANSPTWPDADQVLEQRGIVVLPDVLANAGGVTVSYFEWAQNRQHYQWTLNRVRQELDRVLSDAFERVWELSHERKISLRTAAWILGIGRVGRATVLGGIA; this is encoded by the coding sequence ATGCGCGCTTTTGACGCCACGCGGATTTACTTCGACCGCGCGGCGGATCAGATGGAACTCACCGAGAACATGCGGCGGATGCTGATCACGCCGAAGCGCGAGGTGCAGGTCCAGATCGCCTACGAGCAGGACAACGGCGAGCTGAATACCACGATCGGTTACCGGGTGCAGCACGACAACTCCCGAGGACCGATGAAGGGGGGCCTGCGCTATCACCCCGACGTCGACCTGGACGAAGTCCGGTCGCTGGCCGCGCTGATGACCTGGAAGACGGCGATCGTGAACATCCCCTACGGCGGGGCCAAGGGCGGAATCGCGATCGATCCGAAGGCGCTCAGCGTGCGCGAACTGGAAGTGGTGACGCGCCGCTTCATCGACGGCCTGCACGACGTGATCGGTCCCGACACCGACATTCCCGCGCCCGACATGGGCACCAACGCGCAGGTGATGTCGTGGATTGCGAACCAGTACCAGAAATACCATGGCTTCAGCCCGGCCGTGGTCACGGGTAAACCGGTCGAACTGTTCGGCATTCCCGGGCGTGAAGAAGCCACGGGGCGCGGCGTGGGGATTTTCGCCATCAAGCTGCTAAGCCGGCTGGGCCGCAAACCACAACAGACGAGTGTGGCGATCCAGGGCTTCGGCAACGTCGGTTCTTTTACGGGGCGGTTCCTGGCGGACGCCGAGTGCAAGATCGTCGCCGTGAGCGATGTCAGCGGCGGGTACCATCGCGCCGACGGCCTGCATGTCTCCGAGATGTTGCGCTACGCCGGCGAACATGGAAACTCGTTGGCCGGTTACACGCAAGCCGATCACATTACCAACGAACAACTGATGCGGCTCGACGTCGACGTGCTGATTCCGGCCGCGCTGGGCGGGGTGATCGATGTCGAAACGGCGCACGCGATTCGGGCGCCGATCGTGCTGGAAGCCGCCAACAGTCCCACCTGGCCGGATGCCGATCAGGTGTTGGAGCAGCGCGGCATCGTGGTCCTGCCGGACGTGCTGGCGAACGCTGGCGGTGTAACCGTCAGCTATTTCGAGTGGGCGCAGAACCGGCAGCACTATCAATGGACGCTGAACCGGGTGCGTCAGGAGTTGGATCGCGTGCTGTCCGACGCCTTTGAACGGGTGTGGGAGTTGTCGCACGAGCGGAAAATCAGCCTGCGGACGGCGGCCTGGATTCTGGGCATCGGACGCGTGGGTCGCGCAACTGTACTTGGGGGAATCGCATGA
- a CDS encoding cyclic nucleotide-binding domain-containing protein, translating into MIAPGVDVDVLRQLPILEGLTEAECAQIGEIAEVANFQAGESIIEQGTSSQVLWIVLEGTCEVLMRFDGSGADRPPTILAELGPQSNFGEMSFFHRAPHSASVRAKTPVKLLRIERTRFDALIPCEGNAACKVALNTIETLAERLRRMGQWVAELAADKPPHRREPEWNQLRTKVFDGWKL; encoded by the coding sequence ATGATTGCACCGGGCGTGGATGTGGATGTCTTGCGGCAGTTGCCCATCCTGGAAGGGCTGACGGAAGCCGAATGCGCGCAGATTGGCGAAATCGCCGAAGTAGCCAACTTCCAGGCCGGTGAATCGATCATCGAACAAGGCACCTCCAGCCAGGTCCTTTGGATCGTCCTGGAAGGGACTTGTGAAGTGCTCATGCGCTTCGACGGCAGCGGCGCGGATCGCCCGCCCACGATCCTGGCGGAACTCGGCCCGCAAAGCAACTTTGGCGAGATGTCGTTCTTCCACCGCGCGCCGCATTCGGCGAGTGTCCGTGCGAAGACGCCGGTCAAGCTATTGCGGATCGAGCGCACCAGATTCGACGCGTTGATTCCCTGCGAAGGCAACGCGGCCTGCAAAGTGGCCCTCAATACGATCGAAACGCTCGCCGAACGCCTTCGCCGGATGGGCCAATGGGTGGCCGAGCTCGCCGCCGACAAACCGCCCCACCGCCGCGAACCGGAATGGAATCAACTGCGGACGAAAGTGTTTGACGGTTGGAAACTATAA
- a CDS encoding cupin domain-containing protein: MKLQNLNEVPSQDVTMEGSSGCQVKWLVGQPEGAPNFAMRQFEVAPGGFTPKHSHPYEHEVYVQEGQGVVIDGDQERPLGPGDVVYVAPNDIHQFRNAGPTPLKFLCIVPHVPKDTPVTLVPECEAVGK, translated from the coding sequence ATGAAACTCCAAAACCTCAACGAAGTCCCTTCGCAAGACGTGACGATGGAAGGTTCCTCCGGCTGCCAGGTGAAATGGCTCGTGGGGCAACCCGAAGGAGCGCCGAATTTCGCCATGCGGCAGTTCGAGGTCGCGCCCGGCGGGTTCACACCGAAGCATAGCCATCCGTACGAGCACGAAGTCTACGTGCAAGAGGGCCAGGGCGTGGTGATCGACGGGGATCAGGAGCGCCCGCTCGGCCCTGGAGACGTCGTCTACGTCGCGCCGAACGACATCCATCAATTCCGCAACGCCGGTCCCACGCCACTCAAGTTTTTGTGCATCGTGCCGCACGTGCCGAAGGATACGCCGGTAACGCTGGTTCCGGAATGCGAGGCCGTGGGAAAGTAA
- a CDS encoding AI-2E family transporter has translation MTRVVSFVALIGIVILVSALVFQVMASFLLPMFLAIVMVVVFRPMHRWFFDRFNGRNRLASIVTTAVIMLIVLAPLISTTILAATDLFEFIAGNRQQGNFEARVDNFRDELGLSLPPELDELEDHIGQLTRVLRGLEPTEHWNEAVKGISGELTEIDRAITANAPPAAGVHDADLQGLFPQVEQLEFEPGEEDIPPELAELEELRFTERFQQFQRTYALLRPTLIRRLDEVRVEKLNGDGDPKNDDEAIGTAWAWLIAQANPSREQLDDFRTSALEQLGMGSLALSTGQYVSGALGKLILGLFVMVISLYYFLADGPAMVAAVMSISPLENRYGQQMLAEFAKISRAVVMAIVVAAVVQGALATIGYWIAGLDSLFLLCVLTTLLAMIPFVGAASVWIPCSLYLAFSGRPVAGVCLALYGLLVVSMIDNLIKPMVLHGQSKLHPLLALLSIIGGVQALGPIGIFVGPMVVSFLQAVLNMFHAELKALGNGGEAGGSAEKPDDPDASPTPSRRRGRR, from the coding sequence ATGACGCGCGTGGTTTCGTTTGTGGCGTTGATTGGGATCGTGATTCTGGTCAGCGCGCTCGTCTTTCAGGTGATGGCCAGCTTTCTGCTGCCCATGTTCCTGGCGATCGTGATGGTCGTCGTCTTCCGGCCGATGCACCGTTGGTTCTTCGATCGCTTCAACGGCCGCAATCGGCTGGCGTCGATTGTCACCACGGCCGTGATCATGCTGATCGTGCTGGCGCCGTTGATTTCGACCACGATCCTGGCTGCCACCGACTTGTTCGAGTTCATCGCCGGCAACCGCCAGCAGGGAAATTTCGAAGCCCGCGTCGACAACTTTCGCGACGAGTTAGGGCTTTCCCTCCCGCCGGAACTGGATGAACTGGAAGACCACATCGGCCAATTGACGCGCGTGTTGCGCGGGCTGGAACCGACAGAACATTGGAATGAAGCGGTCAAAGGGATCAGTGGCGAGCTGACCGAAATCGATCGCGCCATCACCGCCAATGCGCCGCCCGCCGCCGGAGTCCATGACGCCGACTTACAGGGATTATTTCCGCAGGTTGAGCAGCTCGAGTTCGAGCCAGGCGAAGAAGACATTCCCCCTGAGTTGGCCGAACTCGAAGAATTGCGATTCACCGAGCGCTTTCAACAGTTCCAGCGCACTTACGCGCTGTTGCGGCCAACGCTTATTCGCCGGCTGGACGAAGTTCGCGTCGAAAAGCTGAATGGGGACGGGGATCCAAAAAACGACGACGAAGCCATCGGCACCGCCTGGGCCTGGCTGATCGCGCAGGCCAATCCCAGCCGTGAGCAGCTGGACGATTTCCGCACGTCGGCGCTCGAACAGTTGGGCATGGGCTCGCTGGCGCTGAGCACGGGGCAATACGTCTCCGGAGCGCTCGGCAAGCTGATTCTCGGCCTGTTCGTGATGGTGATCTCGCTCTATTACTTCCTGGCCGACGGCCCCGCGATGGTCGCGGCGGTGATGAGCATCTCGCCGCTGGAGAATCGCTACGGTCAGCAAATGCTGGCAGAATTCGCGAAAATCAGCCGCGCCGTGGTGATGGCCATTGTCGTGGCCGCGGTGGTTCAAGGCGCGTTGGCGACGATCGGCTATTGGATCGCCGGGCTCGATTCGCTGTTTTTGCTGTGCGTACTAACCACGTTGCTGGCGATGATCCCCTTCGTCGGCGCGGCTTCGGTTTGGATCCCTTGCTCGCTGTATCTGGCATTTTCCGGACGCCCGGTGGCCGGCGTCTGTTTGGCGCTGTACGGGCTGCTCGTCGTCTCGATGATCGACAATTTGATCAAGCCGATGGTGCTGCACGGACAGTCGAAGTTGCACCCGTTGCTAGCATTGTTGAGCATTATCGGCGGGGTTCAGGCCCTGGGACCGATTGGCATCTTCGTGGGTCCGATGGTAGTCTCTTTCTTACAAGCCGTGCTGAACATGTTCCACGCCGAACTCAAAGCCTTGGGAAACGGTGGCGAGGCCGGCGGATCCGCGGAGAAACCCGATGACCCCGATGCCTCTCCTACTCCTAGCCGCCGCCGCGGTAGGCGTTGA
- a CDS encoding BON domain-containing protein, with amino-acid sequence MVSRTNPAERDREIEHQVRTALAARHVPSLRRLTVSSVEGAVKVLGNVRSFYEKQLVNQCCQGVAGVGCIDNAVDVDDLARRNPAIA; translated from the coding sequence ATGGTTAGTCGTACCAATCCCGCCGAGCGCGACCGCGAGATCGAACATCAGGTGCGGACCGCCCTGGCGGCTCGCCATGTTCCGTCGTTGCGACGGCTGACGGTCTCCTCGGTCGAGGGCGCCGTGAAGGTGTTGGGCAATGTCCGCTCGTTCTACGAGAAGCAGCTCGTCAATCAATGCTGCCAAGGCGTGGCGGGCGTGGGCTGCATCGATAACGCGGTCGACGTCGACGACCTAGCGCGCCGCAACCCGGCGATTGCCTAA
- the rfaE2 gene encoding D-glycero-beta-D-manno-heptose 1-phosphate adenylyltransferase — protein MPRDCQLVFTNGCFDLLHPGHVDLLQRARALGDRLIVGLNSDESVRELKGPTRPIWNEQERAAMLLALRCVDQVVIFNERAPARLIEDLRPDVLVKGGDWSVDRIVGAKTVLKYGGQVHSLPLLSGYSTSSLIARLQELQEGSAWRRAS, from the coding sequence ATGCCTCGCGATTGCCAGTTGGTGTTTACGAACGGTTGCTTCGATCTATTGCACCCCGGCCATGTCGATCTGCTGCAGCGCGCTCGGGCGCTGGGGGATCGGCTGATCGTGGGCTTGAATAGCGACGAGTCGGTCCGCGAGCTCAAGGGCCCCACGCGGCCAATCTGGAACGAGCAGGAACGCGCCGCGATGTTGCTGGCGCTCCGCTGCGTCGACCAGGTGGTGATCTTCAACGAACGGGCCCCCGCGCGGCTGATCGAGGACTTGCGTCCCGACGTGCTGGTCAAAGGGGGCGATTGGTCGGTGGATCGCATCGTGGGGGCCAAGACCGTCCTGAAATACGGCGGCCAGGTGCATTCCTTGCCGCTGTTGAGCGGTTACTCGACGTCGTCTCTGATCGCCCGGCTGCAAGAACTGCAAGAAGGTTCGGCATGGCGCCGCGCATCCTGA
- a CDS encoding glycosyltransferase family 9 protein, with product MAPRILIVKLSSLGDVLHTLPAARMLREAFPDAHLGWAVERAHSGLLAGQPCLDALHLWNRGASRGFRQFIGELRAGHWDVAIDFQGLLRSAWIARLSGARQVIGHAPTKERAHWLYHRRVPPATMERHAVDRSLDLAAAVVERLSGQTLSRPATRAEFTLYPSVADQHTVDAWWKAQNIRDRERLVLLNPHCRKDANRWPVERFTALARNLTNQPGVRVALVGGAVARDVCDAIAAPLGDRIARADGAMGLLASAELIRRADAFVTGDTGPMHIAAAVGTPIVALFGPANPLRTGPYTDRAKVIYKKLSCSPCYARDRCPLGHAVPACMAEISVGEVQSAVMAALAESATNPRDFLRRSA from the coding sequence ATGGCGCCGCGCATCCTGATCGTCAAACTCAGCTCGCTGGGCGACGTGCTCCACACGTTGCCCGCGGCCAGGATGTTGCGCGAAGCCTTCCCCGACGCTCACCTCGGCTGGGCCGTGGAACGCGCGCACTCCGGGTTGTTGGCCGGGCAGCCCTGCCTGGATGCATTGCACCTGTGGAATCGCGGCGCATCGCGCGGCTTCCGGCAATTCATTGGCGAACTCCGCGCCGGACACTGGGATGTGGCCATCGATTTTCAAGGGTTATTGCGGAGCGCATGGATCGCCCGGCTGAGTGGGGCTCGCCAGGTGATTGGTCATGCGCCCACCAAGGAACGCGCGCACTGGCTTTATCATCGACGCGTACCGCCGGCGACGATGGAGCGCCACGCGGTGGACCGGTCGCTGGATCTCGCGGCCGCCGTCGTCGAGCGGCTCAGCGGACAGACACTTTCGCGCCCGGCCACGCGCGCTGAGTTTACGCTGTATCCCAGCGTCGCGGATCAACACACGGTCGACGCCTGGTGGAAGGCGCAAAACATTCGCGATCGCGAGCGACTGGTGCTGCTCAATCCGCATTGTCGCAAGGACGCCAATCGCTGGCCGGTCGAGCGATTCACCGCACTGGCGCGAAACCTGACAAACCAGCCCGGCGTGCGCGTGGCGCTGGTGGGCGGAGCGGTCGCGCGTGACGTGTGCGACGCCATCGCGGCGCCGCTAGGAGATCGAATCGCGCGCGCGGATGGCGCAATGGGATTGCTGGCATCGGCCGAGTTAATCCGCCGTGCCGACGCGTTTGTCACCGGCGATACCGGACCCATGCACATTGCCGCGGCGGTCGGCACGCCGATCGTGGCGCTGTTCGGCCCGGCGAATCCGTTGCGCACGGGTCCATACACCGATCGTGCCAAAGTGATCTACAAGAAACTGAGCTGCTCGCCGTGCTATGCGCGCGACCGCTGCCCACTGGGGCACGCCGTGCCGGCCTGCATGGCGGAGATCAGTGTCGGCGAGGTCCAGTCCGCCGTGATGGCGGCATTGGCGGAGTCGGCTACGAACCCACGCGACTTCCTGCGGAGGTCCGCATGA
- a CDS encoding endonuclease/exonuclease/phosphatase family protein, which translates to MNTRHSTTATANGSVAELKLAVSDTGVTHAVHHAHDAPPNAAPHSPRLRWRRFAIVTAVVATIAYQGTLRRPTGPDAGTWFHVPAATAQDGNDTLRIGTFNMHGGKGVDGVRDLTRIAETLRGLDFAGLNEVHGGVPFRGEDQAAALGQQLGMPWLYAPTEQRWWCDRFGNGALSNLPVTSWQRIPLARAHGKSYRNAVLVRAEHQGKPVNIVVTHLDRSDDRERVEQLRTVGELFLALESPAILLGDLNTDDTEPALRKLLDAPGVHDPLRDRLGDGAPRRIDWILVRGLETIDAGIVNRGDSDHPHVWAELAWPEE; encoded by the coding sequence ATGAACACGCGGCATTCGACTACTGCGACGGCGAACGGCTCTGTCGCGGAATTGAAGCTCGCGGTGAGCGACACCGGCGTCACGCATGCCGTGCATCATGCCCATGATGCGCCACCTAACGCTGCGCCGCATTCACCACGTCTCCGATGGCGTCGTTTTGCGATCGTTACCGCCGTCGTGGCGACAATCGCGTATCAAGGAACTCTGCGCCGGCCAACTGGCCCGGACGCCGGGACTTGGTTTCATGTGCCGGCCGCGACGGCTCAAGATGGCAACGATACATTGCGCATTGGCACGTTCAACATGCATGGCGGCAAGGGCGTCGACGGCGTGCGGGATCTAACGCGCATCGCGGAGACGCTTCGCGGGCTCGACTTCGCGGGACTCAATGAAGTCCACGGCGGCGTGCCATTCCGCGGCGAAGATCAGGCGGCGGCCCTTGGCCAGCAACTCGGCATGCCGTGGCTCTACGCCCCCACGGAACAACGCTGGTGGTGCGATCGATTTGGCAATGGCGCCTTAAGCAACCTGCCGGTGACGAGCTGGCAACGCATTCCGCTGGCCCGCGCGCATGGCAAGAGCTATCGCAACGCCGTGCTGGTCCGCGCGGAGCATCAGGGAAAACCGGTCAACATCGTGGTCACGCATCTCGATCGGAGCGACGACCGCGAGCGCGTGGAGCAATTGCGAACCGTCGGCGAGCTGTTCCTCGCGCTGGAATCGCCGGCGATTCTGTTGGGCGACCTGAATACGGACGACACGGAACCGGCGCTGCGCAAGTTGCTCGACGCGCCGGGCGTGCATGATCCACTACGCGATCGGCTCGGCGACGGCGCGCCGCGGCGCATCGATTGGATCCTGGTCCGCGGCTTGGAAACCATTGACGCCGGCATCGTCAACCGCGGCGACTCGGATCATCCTCATGTCTGGGCGGAACTGGCCTGGCCGGAGGAATAG